A part of Candidatus Hydrogenedentota bacterium genomic DNA contains:
- a CDS encoding amidohydrolase family protein: MAQTAAFEELSSFITALRVVDTHEHIPDEVVACADTLGFFGFLEHYVSSDFVSAGMPRETLERVRTAGNGLSDVERWDLVAPWWPHVRTTGYGRAMAEYMTDLFGVAEIGRDTIGALCDRIRAARKPGWYRTVLREKAGIDRALVIRWPGQSVAVDRELFRAVPILDHFAMVSTRAELNALEAETGRAIQTLDQLLAALEARLDGFVKEGIVAVKIFLAYRRSLRFDRVPKAEAARAFDRVWLSQALDLSQDDLKPLQDFVMRRIVALAAERGLPVQIHTGLQEGNGNHLENSHPLLLTDLIMDFPDARFALFHAGWPWAGETAALAKYFPNVYADLCWIQVVSPASAARILDEWLDVIPSNKIFAVGGDSNYAEGAYGHCAIARRVAARMLADKVDGGAFSLDEAKRIAARILRENAMEFFRL, encoded by the coding sequence ATGGCACAGACCGCCGCTTTTGAGGAGCTTTCCTCCTTCATCACCGCCCTGCGGGTGGTGGACACGCATGAGCACATCCCGGACGAGGTGGTGGCCTGCGCGGACACGCTGGGCTTTTTCGGGTTTCTGGAGCATTATGTCTCGTCGGATTTCGTGTCGGCGGGGATGCCCCGGGAGACGCTGGAACGGGTGCGCACGGCGGGGAACGGGTTGTCGGACGTGGAGCGCTGGGACCTCGTCGCGCCGTGGTGGCCCCATGTCCGCACGACGGGCTACGGCCGCGCGATGGCCGAATACATGACCGACCTCTTCGGCGTGGCGGAGATCGGGCGCGACACCATCGGGGCCCTGTGCGACCGCATCCGCGCCGCGCGGAAGCCGGGCTGGTACCGCACGGTCCTGCGGGAGAAGGCGGGGATTGACCGCGCGCTGGTGATCCGGTGGCCGGGGCAGTCGGTGGCGGTGGACCGCGAGCTGTTCCGCGCTGTGCCGATTCTGGACCACTTCGCCATGGTGTCCACGCGGGCCGAGCTGAACGCCCTGGAGGCGGAGACGGGCCGCGCGATCCAGACGCTGGACCAGCTGCTGGCGGCGCTGGAGGCGCGGCTGGATGGTTTTGTTAAAGAGGGCATTGTGGCCGTGAAGATTTTCCTGGCCTACCGCCGCAGCCTGCGCTTTGACCGGGTCCCGAAGGCCGAGGCGGCCCGCGCCTTTGACCGGGTGTGGCTCTCGCAAGCCCTCGACCTGTCGCAGGACGACCTGAAACCCCTCCAGGACTTCGTCATGCGCCGCATCGTCGCGCTGGCGGCGGAGCGCGGCCTGCCGGTCCAGATCCACACGGGCCTCCAGGAGGGCAACGGCAACCATCTGGAAAACTCGCACCCCCTGCTCCTGACGGACCTGATTATGGACTTCCCGGACGCGCGCTTCGCGCTGTTCCACGCGGGCTGGCCGTGGGCGGGCGAGACGGCCGCCCTCGCCAAGTATTTTCCCAACGTCTACGCCGACCTGTGCTGGATCCAGGTGGTGTCCCCCGCGTCCGCCGCGCGCATCCTCGACGAGTGGCTTGACGTCATCCCGTCCAACAAGATCTTCGCCGTCGGCGGCGACAGCAACTACGCCGAGGGCGCCTACGGCCACTGCGCCATCGCCCGGCGCGTGGCCGCGCGCATGCTGGCGGACAAGGTGGACGGGGGCGCGTTTTCCCTGGACGAGGCGAAGCGGATCGCCGCGCGCATCCTCCGCGAGAACGCGATGGAGTTCTTCCGCCTGTGA
- a CDS encoding beta-lactamase family protein translates to MHRILRPSRREFLKCAAAAGLAVAGRACAQEALPPREALATVAPEAVGVDPALLQKAVDFVAEAVAAKTVPGAALVATRGGRVFLEKYWGVCSGVDRDGVPYDGNTQNFVYSFSKAVTATVVVMAHQDGLVDYDAPVMKYIPEFTGGGKEAVTVRHVLTHSAGLTAASVAPVLSGDEWKAAMAALCAMDTEWEPGSRTGYHGVSGMLIAADIVRRVSGNRPWNDLCRERLFDPLNADLSFAPPRADAPLAVVPPPASRPWTVDTAHMPFLGHPSGGAVARPSGMLRLLNLHLAGGVWNGKQLLQPEALAEMHRVQYQDKIDAALRDGKTPSHEYWGLGWLLRGATTEGWFGFGNIASPRTFGHAGIDTVIGVADPERDTALVFITTASPGESANTMRLRNTVTNRVMAAVTA, encoded by the coding sequence ATGCACCGCATCCTCCGCCCCAGCCGCCGGGAGTTTCTCAAGTGCGCCGCCGCCGCGGGACTGGCGGTGGCGGGCCGCGCCTGCGCGCAGGAAGCCCTGCCGCCGCGCGAGGCGCTGGCCACGGTCGCGCCGGAGGCCGTCGGGGTGGACCCCGCGCTGCTCCAGAAAGCGGTGGACTTCGTGGCGGAGGCCGTCGCCGCGAAGACCGTGCCCGGCGCGGCGCTGGTGGCGACGCGCGGGGGCCGGGTCTTCCTGGAGAAGTACTGGGGCGTCTGCTCGGGGGTGGACCGCGACGGCGTGCCCTATGACGGGAACACCCAGAACTTCGTCTACTCCTTCTCCAAGGCCGTCACGGCGACCGTTGTCGTCATGGCGCACCAGGACGGCCTGGTGGACTACGACGCCCCCGTGATGAAGTACATCCCCGAGTTCACCGGCGGCGGCAAGGAGGCCGTCACGGTGCGCCACGTCCTCACGCACTCGGCGGGCCTGACCGCCGCGTCCGTGGCGCCGGTGCTCAGCGGGGACGAGTGGAAGGCCGCCATGGCCGCCCTCTGCGCGATGGACACGGAATGGGAACCCGGCTCGCGCACGGGCTACCACGGCGTCAGCGGCATGCTGATCGCCGCCGACATCGTGCGCCGCGTGTCGGGCAACCGCCCGTGGAACGACCTCTGCCGCGAGCGCCTCTTCGACCCCCTGAACGCCGACCTCTCCTTCGCCCCGCCGCGCGCCGACGCGCCCCTGGCCGTCGTGCCGCCGCCCGCCTCCCGTCCCTGGACGGTGGACACGGCGCACATGCCCTTCCTCGGCCACCCCTCCGGCGGCGCGGTGGCCCGCCCCTCCGGCATGCTCAGGCTCCTCAACCTTCATCTCGCGGGCGGCGTGTGGAACGGCAAACAGCTCCTCCAGCCCGAAGCCCTCGCCGAGATGCACCGAGTGCAGTACCAGGACAAGATAGACGCCGCCCTGCGCGACGGCAAGACGCCCAGCCACGAGTACTGGGGGCTCGGCTGGCTCCTGCGCGGCGCCACCACGGAGGGCTGGTTCGGCTTCGGCAACATCGCCTCCCCCCGCACCTTCGGCCATGCGGGCATAGACACCGTCATCGGCGTCGCCGACCCCGAACGCGACACCGCTCTCGTCTTCATCACCACCGCCTCCCCCGGCGAATCCGCCAACACCATGCGCCTCCGCAACACCGTCACCAACCGGGTCATGGCCGCCGTCACCGCGTAA